Genomic window (Armatimonadota bacterium):
ACGTCCCCGCCCTCGCCGCACGAATAGCACTTATAGAGGCCTTTGTCGCGGCTGACATGCAAAGAAGGGTTCCTGTCGTCGTGAAACGGACAGAGACCCTTCCAGTCTTTTCCGGCCTTCTTGAGGCTGACGCGTTGGCCGACGAGTTCGACGATGTCGATGCGTGAGCGGATCAGTTCTCGCTCGTCGGCCACGCTACCTATCTTACTGTGTCACTTGCCTGCCGCGACGACGATGCCCGTCACGACTTGCGGCTTACCGGCTTTGACCCTCTGAAGCTTGAACGCGACCCGGTCCCGGGTGAGGTACCGCATGACGATGGTGTCACCGCTGATCTCATAACCGTCCGGAGCGTTGTACTTCTTGATGATCGACTGGAACGTCGAACCGAAGGCGGCCCCTCGCTTCGTGCGGACCCTGCCGTCATAAAGGCCCACGGCTTCGATTTGGACGACGCGGTTGAACTTGTCGAGGACAAAGGCGTACCTGCTGTTGTTGCGGTTGTAGACCCAACGCGTGTACTGGACCATCGCGCCGCTGCCCTGTGTCGCTCCCGCCGGGCCACCACTGGCGCCGGCCGCGCTCGGGCCTCCGCCGCCCGGGCCTTTGCCCAGGGTCCCGCCGCCGCCACCGCCGCCGCCACGGGCCGCCGGTTCGTCGCCCGGGGCGATGCCCAACTGGTTGAACCGGCCCGAGTCGAACGGATCGCCGATCATCATGGCGCTCTGCGCCGCACCACCGGCTCCACCGCCGCCCGCAGGAGCCGTGGAAGAGGGGCCTCCGCGGCCGCCGCCCGAAGCCGGAGATCCGCCGGCGGCGCCCGAACCCAACGTCAACGGCTGGATCTCGTCCGGGTTACCGTACCGGGTCACGACCTTCGTGCCCGTGTCGTAAAGCGAAATGCCGAGAAGGGTCGTCTCGGCGGTGCCTCGGTGCGCCTGAGGCGTCGATTGGGCCGTCGCCAACGCAAAAACGGTGGCCACGCCTGCCGCGATCGTCATGAACTTGAGCGTCCTGTTCAAAGTTGTTTCCTCAAGAGAAGGTTTCCCGCCGTATGAGACGGTGGAACACGGTCGGTTTGTTACACCGCCCGTCCGTACGTCCTGGGGCGAGGTATACCTGGAACCCTCGGCCGAAGTCTCGGCCTTAGAGGAATTATGGGATCGAACCTCGCCGTGTCCACAGCCGATTTCGAAAAAGAAGTGCTTCAGTCCGAACTCCCGGTCCTCGTGGACTTCTGGGCGACCTGGTGCCGCCCGTGCATCGCGATCGGGCCGTCGGTCGAAGAGATCGCTTCGGAAATGACCGGGAAAGCCAAAGTCTTCAAGGTCAACGTGGACGAAGAGGGCGACGTCGCGATGAAATACGGCGTCACCAGCATTCCCGCCTTACTGGTCTTCAAAGGGGGCCAGATGGTCGACCACCTTGTCGGAGCCTATCCGAAAGACCAGATCAAAGCCCTGATCGAACGGCACGTCTGACCCCAAGGTCAGGCCGCAAGGTCCGCTTCTGAAAGGACGGCCAGGATCATCGGGTCGTAACGTCCCTCGTCGTCGCCCGACGCCTTGTGATCGTGCGACACAAGCGCGCGGATCACGGAAAGGATCCGGGTCAGCACAGGGATCGAAGCGCCCTGCACCCCGTCTTTGCCCCGACCGTCGTAGCGTTCATCGATCCACTTCAAGACCGACGCGACCGCGACAAGACCGCCGCCTGCCCTGGACAGTCCGGCCGCGCCGTCCGGTGTCGCCCAATACGGCCACAACAGCGCTGCCGCCTGCAAAGTGTGCGACTGGGACGCGGGCAAGCCGAGTTGGGACACCGCGTGGCCGATGTAGGGCCGGCAACGGTCGAGGAACGCCTCGCACTGCTCACGGAACGCGATCGGGACGGCTTCGCGGGCGTCGTCGACCACCGTCGGGCCGTCGGTCGACCGCTTCTGCACGAACGTACCGCCATAGAGGACGGTCGCGTTACGGCTCCTGGCCTTCGCTTCGTAGAGCGCCGAATCGGCCGCCTTCAGGATCGAAGCCGAGTCGGCCGCGTTGTCCGGATAGATCGCGCATCCGAAGCTGGCCGTGACCTGGCGGCGCTCCCCCGAAGCCGAGATGAAGTCGATCCGCTGGATCTCCTGGCGGACGCGCTCCGCGACGGCCGTCGCCACTTCCGCGTTCGCTCCCGGCATGATCACGGTGAACTCTTCCCCGCCGTACCGGGCCGCCAGATCATAGGGCCGGACGCAACGGTTCAAGGCGTTGGCCACCATCTTGAGGACCTTGTCACCGGCGTCGTGACCTTCCGTCTCGTTGAAGAGACGGAAATGGTCGACGTCCAACATGATCACTCCGATCGTCGAACGGGAACGCTGGGCTTCCAGGATCCGACGGTGCAAGAACTCCTGCATCGCCCGATGGTTGGCGATCCCGGTCAAGGGGTCGAACGACGCCTGCCTCTCGACGTGCTCGAACATCAAAGCAGAGCTCAATGCCAGCGCCAAGTGTTCGGCCACGGTCTTGAACAGGTCTTCCGACTTCGCAAAGTTGACGTCGCCCTCCCGGGACACGAGTTCGAGAAGACCGATCAATCGGTGTCCGATGGTCAATGGCAAAACCATCAGACCGCCCGGCGGCAAGTGGCAGAATCGGGCTTCGAGGCCCGCCGTCATCGGGTTGTCATGGACGTCCGGGACGAAAAGGGGCTCGCGCCGGGCCGCACAGATCTCGGCCGCGCAACTCATACCGTGCTCGACGTCGATCTTGGCGACCGAAGTCGTTCCGACCCGGTTGGCGCCGACACTGGCCACGAGTTCCATGGCCCCGTCTTCGGACGGCCTGGCCCACAAAAGCACTGCGGCCATCTCGGTCGAGGCCGCGATCGCATGGGCCGCCGCGACGGCCAGCGGCTGGAGCGTTTGATGGGTGGTCAGAACCTTGCCGATCGACTTCAAAGCATCGGCCATTCGTCCACTGACCTGGGCCAGTCGCTTCGCTTCCGCTTCCTCTTTGGCATCGAGGACGAGCACCATGGCGTGTCCCGGACGTTCGGGGACAGGCCCGACGAAATACCGGTAACCCTCAAGGTGCAGCGATCCCGTCGCCCCCGCGAAAGCGTTCCGCAGCAGGTTGGACATCCGCGGGTCGGCCAACGGGTCTCCTTGGAGGTGCGGGCACGTGGCGGCCAGTCCCCACTTCTGGGCCGCCTGACTGTCGGCCGAAATGGTCGCAAGGCCTACACGCTTGACGTCCAAAAAGGACAGCATCGGAGGTTCGACGAACCCGACCGTGCACGTTGACCCGTCAGACAGCTTCAGACGCCCCGGAAATCCGCCGGTCCCTGACCGGACGGATCCCTCCGGACGAAGTCCAAGCCGCTCGAGGGCCTGTTCCAGGTCGTTGGGTCGGTGCGGAGTCAATCCTATGCTATTTTCGGCTCGAAACCGGAACAAAAAGACCTCTGAAAGCAAGCAACTTGGCGACTTTTCACGTCTAACACCCGTGCGTTGGACTTCCTCGTTGGTGTTCGTCTTGGCCCTGTGGGGTTGCGGTGGAGGAGGCGGAGGCGGTTCCCAGGCCGGACGGGTCTTCGGCGATTCCTGCCCGGGCGTGTCCCCAGGATCGGTCGCCTATTCGACGACGTGGGACGCCACGCACCCCAACGCCTCTCAAGTCGTCCAAGTCCTGGACGCTTCAGGTGCCCTGCTGCGGTCGGCGTCGCTCAACAAGCTGAGCGGGTCGGAAATCAACATTTCGAACGTCCCCGCCGGCATCTACGAAATTCGGGCGGCCTTGTACGACGGCCCGAACGCGACGGGCTCCAAGATCGGCGAGACCAGCACCGTCGCCGACCTCTGTGCGGCCGTCGGAGGTTCGACCGTCAACGTACGAACCACGGCCGCGTCTCCCGTCGCCAGAGTCGTCGTCCAACCGACGACGGTCACCGTCCAACAGCAGTCGACCCGCCGTTTCCTGGCCGAGACTCTCGCTTCGAACGGAGTTCCCGCCTTTCATAGCGTCGGGGGAATCGCCTATTCGGTCACCGGCGGGATCGGGACCGTCGCCCCGAACGGGCTGTTCACGGCGACCAACGCGGGCCAAGGGAGCGTCCGGGCCGTCTTGAACGGGTCTTTGGCCGGAGCCGCCAACGTCACCGTCACCGCATTCAATCCGAGCCGGAGCAAATGGACGGTGCTCGTTTACATGAACGCGGCGAACGACCTCTTCCCTGCCAGCGATTTCAATGTGAACCAGATGGAAGCCGTGGCCGACAGGCCCGCGGACCTGAGGTTCGTCGTCCAGTGGAAGCAGTCCAAGGACTTCGACCCGGGTTCAACGTTCGACGGCGTCCGTCGGTACCTCGTCAAGCACGACACGAACACGAACATGGTCGGCAGCGAACTCGTCCAAGACGGCTTGGTCGACGGCCAGGGTCAAGCCTTGGACATGGGCTCGCCTGGAACCCTGCTCGACTTCGTCAAATGGGGCAAGAAGAACTACCCCGCCGACCGGTACGTGCTCGTGATCTGGAACCACGGGAACGGCTGGAAACGAAGACCCGGCGACGGTCAGACACGAGGGGTCAGTTATGACGACCAGTACGGGACAAGGATCGACACGTGGCAGCTCGACCAAGCCTTGTCCGGAGAACGTTTCGACGTCATCGCGTGGGACGCGAGCCTCATGCAGATGCTGGAAGTGGCCTATGAGGCGCGCGGCCATGCCGACTTCATCGTGGGCAGCGAGGAGAGCCCGCCCGCAGAAGGATATCCGTACGACTCCGTGTTCGCCGGCTTCCGGGCGACTCCGGACGCCGCGACGTCCGCCCTGACGAAGGGCTTTGTGGACGGGATGCTGGGATACCCGCCGTACGCGAGCCGAAAGATCACGCAAAGCGTCTTGGACGTCACCAAGCTACCGGCCCTCGCCTCGGCCTTGGACGACCTGGGCCACCGCCTGTTCGACGACAGGGCCGTCCTGGGGACGGTCTTGCCGAAAGTCCGGGACGACGCCCAATCGTACAGTCCGACCGCGACGCGGTACTACCGGGACCTCTACGACGTCTGCCGGCTCTTGATCTCCGACGCCGGAGTGCCGACCGCCGTCAAGGCGGCGGCGTCCAACGTCCAGGCCGCGGTCGACGACGCGACGGTCTGGGAAGGCCACAACGCCCAGTCAGCGAACAGCCACGGTGTGTCGATCGACTTCTCGGAAGGCTCCAACTTCCAGTCGTACCGGTCGGACTACATCCGGCTGAAGCTGGCCGCGGACACGTTCTGGGACGAGTTCCTCGGTTCGTCCCCCTGACGCAGAAAAGGGGCCGGCGGGAGGCCGGCCCTGGGCTGGAGGGGTGCGTATGGGACTGGATGGGCGATCCAGCTTTTCTGTTGGAGGAAGGTTGGGCGCCTTCCAACGGTGGTCTTCCATCCCCAGACCGACAGCGGTCATGTACTGCTACCGGGCTCGGGCCCGGTAGTCTCATTTCCGGACGAATTGCCATGGTGGGAATGCCGTGAGCGACCGACGGGTGCTATAATCGCGCTTCGCCAGGCCCGAGGAGGGCCCGATCAGACCAATGAGCGAAGACGTCAAAGAAGAATCGCAGGCCTTCGACCCGATGGCCGAAAAAGTCGCTGCAGACGACGGTCGTGGTGACGGTAAGGCCAAGAAGGCTCGGAAGCGCAAAGTCAGCTTTCTGACCACGAACAAGATCGACTACGTCGACTACAAGGACGTCGCCGTCCTCCGGCGCTTCCTGACGGACCGCGGCAAGATCCTTTCTAGCCGCCAGACCGGGAACACCGCCAAACAGCAGCGCATGATCGCCAGGGCCATCAAGCGGGCCCGGGAAATGGCCCTCTTGCCGTTCGTCGTGACGGACCTGACGGACGAACCGCGCGCTCCGCGTCCGCCTCGAGGCGAATAACAGCACGAAACCGTGCAGTCAAAGGGCCGGAACCACGGGGTTCGGGCCCTTTTTTGGTCTAAAGTCCTCAAAGTACGCGGCGTATGATTCTCCCCTTTCATGCGTTTCGTATGATTTACATGAATCGTCATGCAGATTTGTGGAGGTGGCCGATTGGACGTCGACAAGTGTTTTTACGGTGCTGTCACCGTCGGTGAACGCGGACAGATCGTGATCCCGGCAGAAGCCCGGGGACAACTGGGCATAAAGCCAGGGGATAAGATCCTGATCCTTCGCCACCCCGTATACGAGGGACTCGTGATGACCAAGCTCGAAGCGTTCAGCGGGTTCGTCGACGAGTTCCAGCAGACATTGGAGAAAGTGAAGCAGATGGCAGGTGAAGAGTGATCGGGCTTTGGACGGTCCCGTTCGCCCTGGTCGGGTCGCAAGACGTGCTGACCAAGGACGAAGCTATACGGATCGCCATGGAGCGGGCGTTCAGCCTTCGCATTTCTGAAGTCCAGGTCCGGAAGAGCCGGCAACAAGAAAGCCAGGCAAGAGGCGCCTTTGGCCCCAACATCACCCTTCAAGGCAACTACACGCGCATCGACGGCTCGTCGTTCTCGACCGGAGGGTCGGGGGGGTCCGGATCGTTCGACTCCAAGACCGCGAGTGTTTCGGTGTCCGAAACGATCGACGTTTCGGGCACGATCCGCAGGGCGCTGAGAGCGGCGGAGTTCAACCGGATGGCTGCCGAAGCCGGGCTCGGCGCAGAGGCCAACGCCCTCAAACTGAAGGTCCGCCGGTCCTATGACGACGTGCTCCTTTCCAAAGCCCTCGTCGAAGTCCAGAACGACGCGGTCCGCGCGTCGAAGGAGCGCCTCGACAAGGCACGGGTACGGTTCGAAAACGGAGCCGTGCCTCGGTTCGACGTGCTCCGTTTCGAGAACGAGCTTCGGAAGTCCGAACAAGCGGTCGTCCAGGCTCAGGGCAACGTCAAGACGTCGAAACAGTCGCTCAACAGCTCCCTTTCCCGACCGATCGAGACCGAGTTCGAACCCGTCCCCGTCGACAGCTTGCCCGCACTGCCCTCCGATCTCACCGGACTCGTCGTTTTGGCCGTCAAGAACCGGGACGAAGTGCGCCAAAGCGGATATATCGTGACGGCGTTGACCGAAGCCGCCTACGCCCAGGAGGCGGGCAACAAGCCGCAACTCGTCCTCCAGGCGACCCACTCCCGGAACTTGGACCCGCCCGCCGGCTCGAGGGACAACGGCACGACCAGCTCCGCCGTGATCTCGTTCCCGATCTTCGACTCCGGCCGCACCCGGCACATCGTCGAACAAGCGCTCAGCGACCGGGACATCGCCAAGATCCAGTTCGAGCAGCTCTTACTTTCGATCGCCCTGGAAGTCCGTTCCGCCCATACCCAAGCGGACACCGCGAAGCAAGCCTATGACGTGGCCGTCGACAGCGAACGGCTCGCGACCGAGGCTTTGCGCCTTGCGGAGATTCGGTACAACGAGGGCGCCGGGATCCTCATCGACGTCATTCAAGCCCAAGCCGATCTGACCGCCGCACGAGGCAACGTCCAGACGGCGAAATACGGTTACCTGAACGCCTACGCCGCTTTGCAGAAAGCGGTCGGAAGGGACGACTTGAACGCAGTGGAAGGCACATGAAACTCTGGACACCCATTCTGTTGGCGGCCGTTTGCGCGGCCGGTTGCGTCGACCGGGCCGCCCAGTCGCAGGCCAAGAAGACACAAGACCTGCTCGCCGACCGGACGCAGGCCGTGGACGTCGCGTCGGCAAGGACCGCCGATTTGACCGAGACCCTTCAGGTCACGGGCAGCTTTACGGCGAGCCAAGAATCCTCCGTCGGCCCGGCCGTGGCCGGACGGCTCGTCACGGTCTACGTGCGCGACGGTGACAGTGTCCAGGCGGGTCAAGCCATCGCCCAGCAGGAGACGCAAGACCTGATGACCAGGCTCCGGCAAGCACGGTCTCAAGCCGATGCCGCCCGCGCCGCGCTTCAACAAGCCCAGAGCGACGCCAGGACCGGGCCGACCAAATCGTCGGCCAGCGTCCGCGCCGCACAAGCGCGCCTTGCCCAGGCCCGCGCCCAATATCAGAAGGCGCGGAACGGGGCCAGGAGCGAAGAGCGGACTCAAGCCGAATGGACCGTCAAGCGGACCAAGTCCGACCTCGATACGGCCAAAGCCAACCTCGACCGCCAACAACGTCTCTTCGCCGAAGGAGCGGTCGCCAAGACCGAAGTCGAAGCGGCCGAAAACCGCTACGCGAACGCGATGGCGGCCTATGAGGGCGCACTCCAGAGTCTGAGCATCACGCAATCGGCGACAAGGCCCGAGGACTTGCAGGCCGCGCTGAACGAGGTCCGGGCCGCTGAAGAGTCCGTCCGGCTGGCCCAAGCGGACAAAGGGAACGACATCGTCTTCTCGCAACGGGTCGAAGGCGCCCGCGCGAACCTGAACTCTGCGCTCGAGCTGGTCAGCCTCGCACAAAAGGCGTTGAGCGACGCCACTATCCGGTCTCCGTTCACCGGAAGGGTCTCCGGCAAGCCTGTGCAGGCCGGCACCTTCGTCGCTCCGGGGGCTTCGATCGCCACGATCGTAGGCCGGTCCGGGCTTTATTTCGTCGCCGACGTCCCGGAGTCCAAGATCGCGCTGATCGCCCCCGGTTCCGAAGTCTCGCTCAAAGTCGACGCCTTGCGAGGGGCCGTCTTGAGGGGTAGCGTCATCGCCGTCGACCCCGTCGCCAGTGGCCAAGGGCGGCTCTTCAGCGTCCGGGTCACCCTGCTCGAATCGCTGGACAAGGTCAAACCTGGGATGTTCGCTAAAGGGACGATCGATCTCGGACGTCGGACGGGCGTGACCGTCGTCCCCCACGAATCGATCATCCGCGACGGAGAGAACACGTACCTGTTCACGGTGGTCGGCGATGCGGCGAAGCGCGTCGACGTGAAAACAGGGCTGGAAAGCGGTCCGGTGACCGAGGTCACGGGCGTCTCGCCGGGCGACAAAGTCGTCATATCGGGGCAGACGACCCTCGTCGACGGAGCAAAGGTCCGGATCGAGTCCGGGAAGAAAGGAGCCTGACGCATGGGGTTGACGCAGGTCGCCATCACGAGGCCCATCTTCATCTTCATGGTGATGGTGGCCGCCCTGATCCTCGGTACGGGCGCGTTCCAAAGCCTTCGTAAGGAGCTGAACCCGGACGTCAGCTTCGGGACGATCACCGTCACGACCGTTTATCCTGGAGCCGGTCCGGAAGAGATCAACGAACTCATTTCGCGACCGATCGAAGAGTCGGTCTCGAGCGTCGCCAACGCCCGTGAGGTCACGAGCACGTCCCAGGAAGGCGTCTCGACCGTCATCGTCCTCCTGAACATCGGCACGAACGAGAACGAAGCGTTGAACGACGTCCGGTCGAAAGTGGACGGCGTCTTAGGCCAGCTTCCCCGCGACGCCGAAAAGCCGATCGTCCAAAAGTTCGACACTTCGAGTTCGCCTGTCGTCACGTTGAGCCTGCGCAGTCAGTCGTTGTCCAACCGGCAGATCCGCGACCTCGCCGAGAACACGCTGAAAGACCGCTTTGCCCGCATCGACGGCGTCGCTCAGGTCGAAGTCAGCGGCGGTGACCAACGGGAGATCCAGATCCGCGTCCGCAAGGACGCGCTTCTCAGCTACAAACTTGGCATCACCGACGTCCAACGGGCGGTCGTCGCGGCAGGGCTGAACATCCCGAGCGGGCGTGTCGTGACCGACCGGGAAGAATACGCCGTCCGCGTCAAGGGGGAGTTCAAAACCGTCTCCGAGATCGGTGACATGTGGCTGACCTTCAGCGACAATAAAGGCGACGGTCTCAATAAAAGTGTCCGCCTTCGCGACATCGCCACGATCCTGGACACGAACGCCGAACGACGGTCGTACAGCCGCCTGAACGGATCCGACGCCGTCACGATCTCCATCGCCAAGGCCAAGGCGGGCAACGCCGTCCAGATTTCCGACGCCATCCGAAAGCCGGAAGGGTCCAGCCTCCTTGACACCCTGCAGAAGAGCTACGGCGTCGACTTCGAAGTCACAGAAGACCAGTCCGAACAGATTTCCGAGTCGTTGTTCGACCTTAACTTCTCCCTCATCTTCGGGATCTTCCTGGTCATGGGCGTCGTGTGGCTGTTCCTGCACAACTTCCGCGGGACGATGATCGTCGCGATCGCGATCCCGACTTGCATCTTCGTCACGTTCCTTGTCTACTCCATCGCCGGGTTCACGATCAACAACATGTCGATGTTGGCGTTGTCGTTGGCCGTCGGCGTCCTTGTCGACGACGCCATCGTCGTCATCGAGAACATTTACCGCCACCTCACGCTCGGAGAAGACCCGGTCGAAGCTGCCGTCAACGGCCGGGCCGAGATCGGGCTCGCCGCGATCGCCATTACACTGGTCGACGTCGTCGTCTGGCTCCCGATCGCCTTTGCGGGCGGCATCGTCGGCCAGTTCTTCAAACCGCTCGGACTCGGTTTCGCCACAGCGGTCCTCGCGTCCCTGTTCGTCTCCTTTACCGTGACGCCGATGCTCGCCTCACGCTGGTACAAGAAGGGCGAGGACTGGGAGCACCCGAAAGGGAGGTTCGCCCACTGGTTCGAGGACCGGTTCCACGCTTTTTCGCTCGGCTACCGAAGGGTGCTCGAATGGAGCCTCCGCCATCGTTGGCACACGTTCGCCATGGGATGGGTCGCCCTCTTCGCCGTCTTCATGTTCATCGGGGGCGGGAACCAGCCCGACATGCCAAAAGCGGTGATGGCGGGTATCCCCTTCTTCGGCGTCGCCATGGTGATCACGGTCATCGTGTTCGTGGTCAACGCGTTCCGGGGCCA
Coding sequences:
- the trxA gene encoding thioredoxin; protein product: MGSNLAVSTADFEKEVLQSELPVLVDFWATWCRPCIAIGPSVEEIASEMTGKAKVFKVNVDEEGDVAMKYGVTSIPALLVFKGGQMVDHLVGAYPKDQIKALIERHV
- a CDS encoding sensor domain-containing diguanylate cyclase, translated to MTPHRPNDLEQALERLGLRPEGSVRSGTGGFPGRLKLSDGSTCTVGFVEPPMLSFLDVKRVGLATISADSQAAQKWGLAATCPHLQGDPLADPRMSNLLRNAFAGATGSLHLEGYRYFVGPVPERPGHAMVLVLDAKEEAEAKRLAQVSGRMADALKSIGKVLTTHQTLQPLAVAAAHAIAASTEMAAVLLWARPSEDGAMELVASVGANRVGTTSVAKIDVEHGMSCAAEICAARREPLFVPDVHDNPMTAGLEARFCHLPPGGLMVLPLTIGHRLIGLLELVSREGDVNFAKSEDLFKTVAEHLALALSSALMFEHVERQASFDPLTGIANHRAMQEFLHRRILEAQRSRSTIGVIMLDVDHFRLFNETEGHDAGDKVLKMVANALNRCVRPYDLAARYGGEEFTVIMPGANAEVATAVAERVRQEIQRIDFISASGERRQVTASFGCAIYPDNAADSASILKAADSALYEAKARSRNATVLYGGTFVQKRSTDGPTVVDDAREAVPIAFREQCEAFLDRCRPYIGHAVSQLGLPASQSHTLQAAALLWPYWATPDGAAGLSRAGGGLVAVASVLKWIDERYDGRGKDGVQGASIPVLTRILSVIRALVSHDHKASGDDEGRYDPMILAVLSEADLAA
- a CDS encoding 30S ribosomal protein S18, translating into MAEKVAADDGRGDGKAKKARKRKVSFLTTNKIDYVDYKDVAVLRRFLTDRGKILSSRQTGNTAKQQRMIARAIKRAREMALLPFVVTDLTDEPRAPRPPRGE
- a CDS encoding AbrB/MazE/SpoVT family DNA-binding domain-containing protein; its protein translation is MQICGGGRLDVDKCFYGAVTVGERGQIVIPAEARGQLGIKPGDKILILRHPVYEGLVMTKLEAFSGFVDEFQQTLEKVKQMAGEE
- a CDS encoding TolC family protein — encoded protein: MIGLWTVPFALVGSQDVLTKDEAIRIAMERAFSLRISEVQVRKSRQQESQARGAFGPNITLQGNYTRIDGSSFSTGGSGGSGSFDSKTASVSVSETIDVSGTIRRALRAAEFNRMAAEAGLGAEANALKLKVRRSYDDVLLSKALVEVQNDAVRASKERLDKARVRFENGAVPRFDVLRFENELRKSEQAVVQAQGNVKTSKQSLNSSLSRPIETEFEPVPVDSLPALPSDLTGLVVLAVKNRDEVRQSGYIVTALTEAAYAQEAGNKPQLVLQATHSRNLDPPAGSRDNGTTSSAVISFPIFDSGRTRHIVEQALSDRDIAKIQFEQLLLSIALEVRSAHTQADTAKQAYDVAVDSERLATEALRLAEIRYNEGAGILIDVIQAQADLTAARGNVQTAKYGYLNAYAALQKAVGRDDLNAVEGT
- a CDS encoding efflux RND transporter periplasmic adaptor subunit, producing the protein MKLWTPILLAAVCAAGCVDRAAQSQAKKTQDLLADRTQAVDVASARTADLTETLQVTGSFTASQESSVGPAVAGRLVTVYVRDGDSVQAGQAIAQQETQDLMTRLRQARSQADAARAALQQAQSDARTGPTKSSASVRAAQARLAQARAQYQKARNGARSEERTQAEWTVKRTKSDLDTAKANLDRQQRLFAEGAVAKTEVEAAENRYANAMAAYEGALQSLSITQSATRPEDLQAALNEVRAAEESVRLAQADKGNDIVFSQRVEGARANLNSALELVSLAQKALSDATIRSPFTGRVSGKPVQAGTFVAPGASIATIVGRSGLYFVADVPESKIALIAPGSEVSLKVDALRGAVLRGSVIAVDPVASGQGRLFSVRVTLLESLDKVKPGMFAKGTIDLGRRTGVTVVPHESIIRDGENTYLFTVVGDAAKRVDVKTGLESGPVTEVTGVSPGDKVVISGQTTLVDGAKVRIESGKKGA
- a CDS encoding efflux RND transporter permease subunit gives rise to the protein MGLTQVAITRPIFIFMVMVAALILGTGAFQSLRKELNPDVSFGTITVTTVYPGAGPEEINELISRPIEESVSSVANAREVTSTSQEGVSTVIVLLNIGTNENEALNDVRSKVDGVLGQLPRDAEKPIVQKFDTSSSPVVTLSLRSQSLSNRQIRDLAENTLKDRFARIDGVAQVEVSGGDQREIQIRVRKDALLSYKLGITDVQRAVVAAGLNIPSGRVVTDREEYAVRVKGEFKTVSEIGDMWLTFSDNKGDGLNKSVRLRDIATILDTNAERRSYSRLNGSDAVTISIAKAKAGNAVQISDAIRKPEGSSLLDTLQKSYGVDFEVTEDQSEQISESLFDLNFSLIFGIFLVMGVVWLFLHNFRGTMIVAIAIPTCIFVTFLVYSIAGFTINNMSMLALSLAVGVLVDDAIVVIENIYRHLTLGEDPVEAAVNGRAEIGLAAIAITLVDVVVWLPIAFAGGIVGQFFKPLGLGFATAVLASLFVSFTVTPMLASRWYKKGEDWEHPKGRFAHWFEDRFHAFSLGYRRVLEWSLRHRWHTFAMGWVALFAVFMFIGGGNQPDMPKAVMAGIPFFGVAMVITVIVFVVNAFRGHTKPAMFLHGLLFGGVFVVAAIGGFAYHSWKGDALFKFVFIPPTDSAQVNLTIDLPPGASLDETEKTVANLEKTVAKHPEAKYVLSRVGRRGGGFGAAQQGTNYASIAVTLYDKESITDRLAFWVKHKEHLRTVSDTAVAADILQMIGKQPGANVTVSSGANQGFGAAIQMSFRGDDHALLLATANKIRKGLAEGAVKGVISPDMSSKPGKPELVARPDRARLGDVGLTTADVGAALRVMYEGDIQSKFRVNGREYDMRVMMDRKDRDDPDVLATVPVSFKEGQPVYLSEVANLEMGQAADKIDRRDRQEEITVIADLLPGYAAGTVQSDIDKWMNGEKLIPEGVQYKPLGQADAQSREMVYLFTAFGLGIVLVFMVLASLYNNLLYPFIIQLAQPQAMVGAILALVLTDKPLNIVGFVGIIALVGIVGKNAILLVDYTNTLRERGEDRHKALCDSGQTRLRPIMMTTLALIFGMLPVALAIGRGSEFRETIGITIIGGVMLSTFLTLLVIPCSYTIFDDMSQAMSRRRKRPDTADPVPSGPD